The proteins below are encoded in one region of Planctopirus limnophila DSM 3776:
- the rpmJ gene encoding 50S ribosomal protein L36, translating into MKVRTSVKRICEHCKMVQRKGRVYVICSMNPRHKQRQG; encoded by the coding sequence ATGAAGGTCAGGACAAGCGTTAAGCGGATTTGTGAGCATTGCAAGATGGTGCAGAGGAAGGGTCGCGTCTACGTGATCTGTTCGATGAACCCTCGGCACAAGCAGCGCCAGGGTTAG
- the rpsM gene encoding 30S ribosomal protein S13, giving the protein MPRIQGVDIPNDKPTYISLQYLYGVGDFRAFEICFKLEIDPQRKARELSDDELARISAMLDKDYLVEGSLRRSIQQNISRLRDIQSYRGLRHRRGLPCRGQRTRTNARTRKGIKKTVAGKKGVKDMKH; this is encoded by the coding sequence ATGCCGCGTATTCAGGGGGTTGATATCCCCAATGACAAACCGACTTACATTTCGCTGCAATACCTTTACGGTGTGGGTGATTTCCGCGCATTTGAGATTTGTTTCAAGCTGGAGATCGATCCTCAGCGGAAAGCTCGTGAGTTGAGCGATGACGAGCTGGCACGCATCTCGGCCATGCTTGATAAGGATTACCTCGTGGAGGGGTCGTTAAGGCGAAGTATTCAGCAGAATATTTCGCGTTTGCGTGACATTCAGTCCTATCGCGGGTTGCGTCATCGTCGAGGCTTGCCTTGCCGAGGTCAACGAACTCGTACGAATGCTCGTACTCGTAAGGGCATTAAGAAGACGGTTGCCGGTAAGAAGGGCGTGAAGGATATGAAGCACTAA
- the rpsK gene encoding 30S ribosomal protein S11 — MAKTKRRKIRRNVNRGIAHIRATFNNTTVTITDANGDVLCWATAGTVGFKGSRKSTPFAAQRAAETCAERAAKFGVREMEIRVKGPGSGRESAITGLQGAGISIRSIEDVTPLPHNGCRPPKKRRV, encoded by the coding sequence GTGGCAAAGACTAAGCGTCGTAAGATTCGTCGCAACGTGAACCGCGGTATTGCACATATCCGTGCGACTTTCAATAACACGACAGTGACTATCACTGACGCAAATGGTGATGTGCTCTGCTGGGCCACCGCTGGAACAGTGGGCTTCAAAGGGAGCCGTAAAAGTACTCCTTTCGCCGCTCAGCGTGCTGCTGAGACATGTGCCGAACGCGCTGCCAAGTTCGGTGTTCGAGAAATGGAAATCCGCGTTAAGGGGCCTGGTTCTGGCCGCGAGAGCGCTATCACCGGCCTTCAGGGTGCTGGTATCTCCATTCGCTCGATTGAAGATGTCACGCCACTGCCGCACAACGGCTGTCGGCCACCGAAGAAGCGCCGCGTCTGA
- a CDS encoding DNA-directed RNA polymerase subunit alpha, whose product MRIRWRGLELPSRVVPERETLSSTYGKFTVEPFERGFGSTIGNSLRRILLSSLEGSSVTSVKIQGVQHEFTTIPGIVEDVTEIVLNLKAIIVKNHSPSTKTLRIEKTSRGVVTAGDIITDDQVEILNRDLVIATMTDDVPLYLEMTVENGRGYIPAADHHGPEQELGVIPLDAIFSPVVRVRYLIEETRVGQRTNYDRLILEIWTNGTVTPESALVESAKILRKHLNPFITYREPGPEMFPEGGLRNMLEATGYAPVDLELEEKLGQSLAELNLSVRATNCLESEGINFVRDLVTRTEDQLLQVRNFGETTLTEVRERLGLIGLRLGMKLPNSARV is encoded by the coding sequence ATGCGGATTCGCTGGCGTGGACTGGAATTGCCGAGCCGGGTTGTTCCTGAGCGCGAGACATTGAGTTCGACTTACGGCAAGTTTACAGTTGAACCGTTCGAACGTGGTTTCGGTTCAACGATCGGTAACAGCTTGCGTCGGATTCTGCTTTCCAGTCTGGAAGGTAGCTCTGTGACTTCGGTCAAGATTCAAGGTGTCCAGCATGAATTCACGACGATCCCGGGGATTGTCGAGGATGTGACTGAGATCGTTCTGAATCTGAAGGCGATCATCGTCAAGAATCACAGTCCTTCGACCAAAACTCTGCGAATTGAGAAGACCTCGCGTGGAGTTGTTACTGCTGGCGATATCATCACCGATGATCAGGTGGAAATCCTGAATCGTGATCTCGTGATCGCCACGATGACTGATGACGTGCCCCTGTATCTGGAAATGACCGTTGAGAATGGCCGTGGTTATATTCCTGCGGCTGATCATCATGGTCCGGAACAAGAGCTGGGAGTTATTCCCCTCGATGCGATTTTCTCACCTGTGGTTCGTGTCCGTTATCTGATCGAGGAGACTCGAGTTGGTCAGCGGACGAACTACGACCGCCTGATCCTCGAAATCTGGACCAACGGTACAGTCACTCCTGAATCTGCACTCGTGGAGTCTGCCAAGATTCTGCGCAAGCATCTCAATCCGTTTATTACCTACCGCGAGCCAGGTCCGGAAATGTTCCCGGAAGGTGGACTCCGGAATATGCTCGAAGCTACGGGATATGCTCCTGTGGATCTTGAGTTGGAAGAGAAGCTGGGCCAGAGTCTGGCTGAGCTGAATCTTTCTGTGCGTGCGACGAACTGTCTGGAATCTGAAGGAATTAACTTCGTTCGAGACCTTGTGACGCGAACGGAAGATCAACTTCTGCAGGTGCGAAATTTCGGTGAGACAACCCTTACGGAAGTTCGCGAGCGTCTGGGATTGATTGGCTTGCGGTTGGGTATGAAGTTGCCTAACTCGGCACGTGTTTAG
- a CDS encoding bL17 family ribosomal protein: protein MRHKVAGRQLGRNASHRHAMFRNMSVSLILTVRSEKKDGEAKVPGRIVTTLEKAKELRPHLEKLITLAKRAQEAEKAAAPFATAAERNSEEWRAWRKSDQWQKWSNAIAPAVALRRRAFAALRDKVALEILFDDLGPRFADRPGGYLRIVRLAEFRLGDAGRRALIEFVGENDRLKRQRRAAPVVRQEAPPAEVTSPEAPAADPV, encoded by the coding sequence ATGCGACATAAAGTTGCCGGGCGCCAGCTCGGGCGCAATGCATCACATCGTCATGCCATGTTTCGGAACATGTCAGTCAGTTTGATTTTGACAGTTCGTTCCGAAAAGAAGGACGGCGAAGCGAAAGTCCCAGGTCGGATTGTGACAACTCTTGAGAAGGCGAAAGAGTTGCGTCCTCATCTGGAGAAGCTGATCACGCTGGCTAAGCGAGCTCAGGAGGCTGAAAAGGCCGCCGCTCCGTTTGCTACCGCTGCTGAGAGAAACTCCGAAGAGTGGCGAGCCTGGCGTAAGTCAGACCAGTGGCAGAAGTGGTCGAACGCTATTGCTCCCGCCGTTGCACTTCGTCGCAGGGCCTTCGCTGCTCTGCGTGATAAAGTGGCTTTAGAGATTCTGTTCGATGATCTCGGGCCTCGATTCGCCGATCGTCCGGGTGGATATCTCCGGATTGTTCGACTTGCTGAATTCCGTCTGGGCGATGCCGGGAGGCGTGCACTGATCGAATTCGTCGGTGAGAATGATCGCCTCAAACGACAGAGACGCGCAGCTCCAGTGGTCAGGCAAGAGGCACCGCCAGCTGAAGTAACTTCTCCTGAAGCTCCCGCTGCTGATCCCGTCTAG
- a CDS encoding HEAT repeat domain-containing protein, translated as MDLLAIGLSSGVDRIEDACAQMLLADGSLPAQAMLIAAAARPSVCLGEKIRANADTLSVAFRQLLIHGTPTQAIAALDAIELTETLEPVPVVIELLRANVPQPVLDRAENLLRSMAWKLHELTEHGSEKRLHPTLAALAARYRLPIIEALSRALELEVDHLELQKANVRELFIECLMIIGPDDAPEVRRVLWSSNPSVREIVRHLMMSGTHPGILRSIIGSLGHNYPHPRALDAVQERDDPEFVVSLLMTISKPISQKLMQNLRQISSVNWLSRESLDLSWIPGEYQAGIIHLINLTRLSRDCRRNVEEWLLRYGCSEAREVAVQSASQHDGDKVKEIVRSSLNSADSAVAAWACSQLKTQQFPDAARLLLEKLRCADREVREVARAELLEWFHAERMLEMQEAMTPEIGRHAGRLLLEIDDSALTTIELELNHAIRHRRIRALMAIDRMELIHETQAFLFKMLTDIDPLVRRTLVDILAKLPSLDSLLALQYLTRDESLRVREAAVVAFQRLKGSMGELNLASQLSNHVETAERPVSSTDDSGILAWANPADETRSIN; from the coding sequence TTGGATCTTCTGGCCATTGGTCTGAGTTCTGGTGTCGATCGTATTGAGGATGCCTGTGCCCAGATGCTGCTGGCTGATGGCTCTTTACCAGCTCAGGCCATGCTGATTGCTGCTGCCGCTCGACCATCCGTGTGTCTGGGTGAGAAGATCAGGGCGAATGCTGACACGCTCTCTGTGGCTTTCAGGCAGCTGCTGATCCATGGGACTCCCACGCAGGCAATTGCAGCTCTTGATGCGATCGAGCTGACGGAAACATTGGAGCCTGTCCCTGTTGTTATTGAGCTACTTAGGGCCAATGTTCCTCAGCCAGTTCTGGATAGGGCTGAGAATCTTTTGCGGAGTATGGCCTGGAAGCTACATGAGTTAACAGAACATGGCAGCGAAAAGCGATTACATCCGACTTTAGCGGCACTGGCAGCCCGTTATCGACTGCCAATTATCGAGGCGTTATCGCGTGCTCTGGAATTGGAAGTTGACCATTTAGAACTGCAAAAAGCCAATGTTCGAGAGTTGTTTATTGAGTGTCTCATGATCATCGGCCCGGATGATGCTCCCGAAGTACGACGAGTCCTCTGGTCGTCAAATCCGAGTGTCCGGGAAATTGTGCGTCATCTGATGATGAGTGGTACACACCCCGGGATACTCCGGTCGATTATTGGATCTCTTGGCCACAATTATCCGCATCCCCGAGCACTCGATGCAGTTCAGGAGCGGGATGATCCCGAGTTTGTGGTTTCATTATTAATGACGATCTCGAAACCAATCTCTCAAAAGCTGATGCAGAATCTGAGACAGATCAGCTCGGTCAACTGGCTTAGTCGAGAATCACTCGATTTATCCTGGATCCCCGGAGAGTATCAGGCAGGGATTATCCACTTGATCAATCTGACCAGGTTATCACGAGATTGCCGGAGGAATGTGGAAGAATGGCTGTTAAGGTACGGTTGCTCTGAGGCCCGTGAAGTCGCTGTTCAGAGTGCTTCCCAGCATGATGGCGATAAGGTCAAAGAGATCGTTCGCAGCAGTCTCAACTCCGCTGACAGTGCTGTCGCTGCCTGGGCCTGTTCGCAATTGAAAACGCAACAGTTTCCCGATGCTGCACGACTCCTGCTGGAGAAGCTCCGCTGTGCAGATCGAGAGGTTCGAGAAGTCGCCCGGGCAGAGTTACTCGAGTGGTTTCACGCTGAACGTATGCTTGAGATGCAGGAGGCCATGACTCCTGAGATCGGGCGCCATGCAGGTCGCTTACTGCTGGAAATTGACGATTCAGCGTTAACGACCATTGAACTGGAGTTAAACCATGCGATTCGTCATCGCAGAATCCGGGCATTAATGGCGATTGACCGGATGGAACTGATTCACGAAACGCAGGCCTTTCTGTTCAAGATGTTGACGGATATCGACCCGCTCGTCAGAAGGACACTGGTTGATATTCTTGCCAAGTTACCGAGTTTGGATTCCTTACTTGCACTGCAATATCTGACTCGTGATGAGAGTCTGCGAGTCAGAGAAGCGGCTGTCGTTGCTTTCCAACGGTTGAAAGGATCGATGGGGGAATTGAACCTGGCAAGTCAGTTGTCGAATCACGTAGAAACGGCCGAGCGTCCTGTCTCATCAACAGACGATTCGGGAATTCTGGCATGGGCTAATCCAGCTGATGAAACCCGGTCAATCAATTGA
- a CDS encoding DUF4126 domain-containing protein, whose product MPPLSEALTGLMGGLGLSAASGLNTYVSLITLGLAHRSGWITLAAPYDWLGNEYLLIAITILGLIDLIGDKIPAVDHALHTVGMFLAPIASAILFASQTSSVIQIHPVILLAAGCLVGSTVHLSRSAIRPAVNVATAGTGTTVVSVIEDLIALLLSILAVVLPILAGMIAIVLLVMMSWLFFRVLGYAKVRLRQRWLRQTGDAAIHGDEPRRDQVSDIPQPADQDGQKLPPELHD is encoded by the coding sequence ATGCCACCACTCTCTGAAGCACTGACTGGCCTCATGGGTGGACTGGGGCTTTCGGCGGCCAGTGGTTTAAATACCTACGTTTCTTTAATCACGCTGGGGCTAGCACATCGAAGTGGCTGGATTACGTTAGCTGCACCCTATGACTGGCTTGGCAATGAATATCTGCTGATTGCGATCACCATTTTAGGGCTGATCGATTTGATCGGGGATAAGATTCCTGCCGTTGACCACGCTCTGCACACGGTCGGCATGTTTCTGGCTCCCATCGCCAGCGCCATTCTGTTTGCCAGCCAGACATCCTCCGTCATCCAGATTCACCCTGTGATTCTCCTCGCTGCTGGTTGCCTCGTAGGGAGTACCGTCCATCTTTCCCGCTCAGCGATCAGACCAGCAGTGAACGTAGCCACGGCTGGAACTGGAACCACTGTCGTTTCGGTGATTGAAGACCTCATCGCATTACTGCTTTCGATACTGGCAGTGGTACTTCCGATTCTGGCCGGAATGATTGCGATCGTGTTGCTCGTCATGATGAGCTGGTTATTTTTTCGCGTACTGGGCTATGCAAAAGTTCGACTTCGGCAGCGATGGCTTCGCCAAACAGGCGATGCTGCCATTCACGGTGACGAACCTCGTCGAGACCAAGTTTCTGACATCCCTCAGCCAGCAGATCAGGACGGACAAAAATTGCCGCCGGAGTTGCATGACTGA
- a CDS encoding TROVE domain-containing protein, which translates to MANMSLFASILGRLPKANAVNEAGGLAYQLEPKHALAQVAATGTFNNAFYSTAESQLDEVLKLIDTVDDNQYLAKLALYAREKAFMKDMPAALLVALSVRDTELMHRVFDRVVDNGRVLRTVFQMIRSGQFKNKAGKSRVGLSSSVQRAFQRWLNTASVGKLLSASIGNDPSLRDILRMARPTPKDNARRAMFGWLTDKSIDKWAPATEADLPVEVQSLIAYRKSESEEAQALIAGGLDIVRWDLLSDAARGPKVWAVLARKMGPQALRMNLNTLLRHDVLATSAMVDYVADRIADKTEIQRSKQFPYQYFAAYLNADDNVPQKIKTALHKAAEIACGNVPELPGPVVIGLDTSGSMSSPVTGNRGRGATSKMRCIDVAALFAAAILRRNPASVVIPFDTSAYDVKIDPNDSILSIAQRLAKYGGGGTDCSLPLVVANQKYARRKFAGMVLVSDNESWVGTGRHGSTGVMTAWEAFSSNQRKLSRKAAPPKLINIDLQPYQTVQACERTDIMNIGGFSDAVFNVISAFLADNNQRFVAEVEAIEL; encoded by the coding sequence ATGGCAAACATGTCTCTTTTCGCAAGCATACTTGGCCGACTCCCGAAGGCCAACGCCGTCAACGAAGCCGGTGGCCTCGCATATCAACTCGAACCTAAACACGCGCTGGCCCAGGTGGCTGCTACCGGCACCTTCAACAACGCGTTCTACAGTACTGCAGAATCACAGCTCGACGAAGTGCTCAAGTTGATCGACACAGTCGACGACAACCAGTACCTGGCGAAGCTGGCTCTCTATGCTCGTGAGAAAGCGTTCATGAAAGACATGCCGGCTGCATTGCTGGTCGCGCTGTCAGTTCGTGATACCGAGTTGATGCATCGCGTCTTCGATCGCGTGGTCGACAACGGTCGCGTTCTGCGAACTGTGTTCCAGATGATTCGCTCAGGTCAGTTCAAGAACAAGGCCGGTAAGAGTCGCGTTGGCTTGTCGAGCTCTGTGCAGCGAGCCTTCCAGCGTTGGCTAAACACCGCCTCGGTTGGAAAGCTGTTGAGCGCGTCTATCGGTAACGATCCGAGCTTGCGGGATATCCTGCGTATGGCTCGACCGACACCTAAGGACAACGCTCGCCGGGCGATGTTCGGTTGGTTGACCGATAAGAGCATCGACAAGTGGGCACCCGCCACGGAAGCCGACCTGCCGGTCGAAGTTCAGTCGCTGATCGCGTACCGCAAGTCGGAAAGCGAAGAAGCGCAGGCCTTGATCGCTGGTGGACTCGACATCGTCCGCTGGGACTTGTTGTCCGATGCCGCCAGGGGACCGAAGGTTTGGGCAGTTCTGGCTCGCAAGATGGGTCCGCAGGCACTACGTATGAACTTGAACACTTTGCTGCGACACGATGTGCTCGCCACAAGTGCAATGGTTGATTACGTGGCTGACCGGATCGCTGACAAGACGGAGATTCAACGCTCCAAGCAGTTCCCGTACCAGTACTTTGCTGCGTACTTGAACGCAGACGACAACGTTCCGCAGAAGATCAAGACTGCACTGCATAAGGCCGCCGAGATCGCCTGTGGAAACGTACCGGAGTTGCCGGGACCGGTGGTGATTGGTCTGGATACATCTGGATCAATGAGCAGCCCGGTCACTGGGAACCGTGGACGAGGTGCAACTTCGAAGATGCGCTGCATCGACGTGGCAGCACTGTTCGCAGCAGCGATCCTCAGGCGTAACCCGGCCAGCGTTGTGATTCCGTTCGATACGTCGGCTTACGATGTGAAGATCGATCCCAACGATTCGATCCTGAGCATTGCTCAGCGATTGGCGAAGTACGGCGGTGGCGGAACGGATTGTTCGCTGCCACTGGTTGTTGCCAACCAGAAGTATGCGAGACGAAAGTTCGCCGGCATGGTTCTCGTGAGCGATAACGAGAGTTGGGTCGGAACAGGACGGCACGGTTCAACCGGTGTGATGACGGCCTGGGAAGCTTTTTCATCGAACCAGCGAAAGCTGAGCCGAAAAGCTGCCCCACCGAAGTTGATTAACATCGACTTGCAGCCGTACCAGACAGTCCAGGCTTGTGAGCGAACTGACATCATGAACATCGGTGGCTTCAGTGACGCCGTGTTCAACGTGATCAGTGCATTCCTCGCTGACAACAACCAGCGATTCGTGGCTGAAGTGGAAGCGATCGAACTGTAA
- a CDS encoding four helix bundle protein — MKSDLPDRTFAFAERIVRFCMFLEQNGRVSTTLATQLLRSGTSVGANVEEAGASESRKDFIHKYAIACKEARESHYWLRLLAVSEVVPKDRLELLTSEANELIAILTTIIKKSRE; from the coding sequence ATGAAGAGCGATTTACCTGATAGAACGTTCGCGTTTGCAGAAAGAATTGTGCGGTTTTGTATGTTCTTGGAGCAAAATGGCAGAGTGTCAACAACATTGGCAACGCAACTGCTTAGGTCGGGTACATCGGTGGGAGCCAACGTTGAGGAAGCTGGAGCATCAGAGAGCCGCAAAGACTTCATTCACAAGTATGCAATCGCTTGCAAAGAGGCACGCGAGTCTCATTACTGGCTTCGTCTATTGGCCGTGTCAGAGGTCGTTCCAAAAGATCGATTAGAACTACTCACGAGTGAAGCAAATGAACTCATCGCTATTTTGACAACGATCATCAAGAAGTCGCGAGAATGA
- a CDS encoding RNA ligase (ATP) encodes MTAHLPLLQISKNMRKLATIQTISAIEPITNADSIELARILGWAVVVKRGEYRVGDKIIYCEIDSLLPERSEFEFLRSNCFKPAQIDATGRIAVPAGFRIRTIKLRGQYSQGICFPVSLVPNGDHLPLGTEVTAELGIVKWEPPIPAGMVGKIKGPFPSFVPKTDETRVQLLADALERHKGKELIVTEKLDGSSFTAFHYQSQFGICSRNQWIDEMDGTSKYVAIAESFHLREKLAEMSKQLGFDLAVQGEMIGPGIQGNKYRLEFVTLRIFNVVNLTTGMLLDFDQMQEVIKSLGLVAVPFLEKVTLNHSIDELIKLAEGKSVLNSSTLREGIVLRPISETFEPDTGGRLSFKAINPAFLVKYDE; translated from the coding sequence ATGACTGCTCATCTTCCTTTACTCCAAATCTCAAAAAACATGCGAAAACTGGCAACCATACAGACAATTTCAGCCATCGAGCCAATCACAAATGCAGACTCGATTGAACTGGCAAGGATTTTGGGTTGGGCGGTTGTGGTCAAGCGCGGAGAGTATCGCGTCGGTGACAAAATCATCTATTGTGAAATCGACTCACTCCTTCCCGAGCGTTCAGAATTCGAGTTTCTCCGTAGCAATTGCTTCAAGCCCGCACAAATCGATGCGACCGGTCGCATTGCGGTACCAGCTGGTTTCCGAATTCGCACAATCAAACTCCGCGGACAATATTCACAAGGAATTTGTTTTCCCGTTTCCCTGGTGCCGAACGGTGATCACCTGCCGCTCGGCACTGAAGTCACTGCCGAGCTCGGCATCGTGAAATGGGAGCCCCCTATACCTGCTGGTATGGTTGGCAAGATTAAAGGTCCGTTTCCAAGCTTTGTGCCCAAAACAGATGAAACTCGTGTTCAGCTGCTCGCAGACGCACTCGAGCGACACAAAGGAAAAGAGTTGATTGTCACCGAAAAGCTCGATGGAAGTTCCTTCACGGCATTCCATTATCAGTCTCAGTTCGGCATCTGCAGCCGCAATCAGTGGATTGACGAGATGGATGGCACATCGAAGTATGTCGCCATTGCCGAGTCATTCCATTTGAGGGAAAAGCTGGCTGAAATGTCAAAGCAACTAGGCTTCGACCTGGCGGTTCAAGGAGAGATGATTGGCCCGGGAATCCAGGGCAATAAATACCGGCTCGAGTTTGTGACACTGAGAATTTTTAATGTCGTGAACTTAACGACCGGGATGCTGTTGGACTTCGATCAAATGCAAGAGGTGATTAAGTCGCTTGGTCTCGTGGCGGTACCATTCCTCGAAAAGGTGACACTGAACCATTCCATCGACGAACTGATTAAGCTCGCCGAAGGAAAAAGTGTTTTGAACTCATCCACCTTGCGCGAAGGAATCGTTCTCCGTCCCATATCGGAAACATTCGAGCCGGACACGGGGGGACGATTAAGCTTTAAAGCGATTAACCCCGCCTTTCTTGTGAAGTATGACGAGTGA
- a CDS encoding endonuclease V → MIACVDVGYQVQSALAACVTISDWKAELPQGSHTVEIPSIEDYIPGEFYKRELPCIKAVLNQLVAKPSLIVVDGYVWLDANGKRGLGAHLFELLEGQVPVIGVAKTSFATAKNAIEVYRGKSSRPLWITAVGTNESEAARCVSEMHGSYRTPTILALVDRLSRSGPEPVSKSQDDA, encoded by the coding sequence GTGATCGCTTGCGTCGATGTCGGATATCAAGTGCAATCTGCGCTGGCGGCATGCGTCACAATCTCCGATTGGAAGGCAGAGTTGCCACAGGGGAGTCACACGGTCGAGATTCCGAGCATCGAAGATTACATCCCTGGAGAATTTTACAAACGCGAACTGCCATGCATAAAGGCAGTACTGAATCAGCTTGTTGCCAAACCAAGCCTTATCGTTGTCGACGGATACGTATGGCTCGATGCCAACGGAAAAAGGGGGTTGGGTGCTCACCTGTTCGAGTTACTTGAAGGTCAAGTCCCGGTGATCGGTGTGGCCAAGACTTCGTTTGCGACAGCAAAAAACGCGATTGAAGTTTATCGGGGGAAAAGTTCGAGACCACTCTGGATCACAGCAGTGGGAACCAACGAAAGCGAAGCGGCAAGGTGCGTGAGCGAGATGCACGGAAGTTACAGGACTCCCACGATTCTCGCACTTGTCGATCGTCTGAGCAGGAGTGGACCCGAGCCTGTTTCGAAAAGTCAGGATGATGCATGA
- a CDS encoding four helix bundle protein: MRDYHKLRAFELVDQLALEIYKCTKSFPKEEMFGLTSQIRRAAVSVPSNIVEGCAKSSQADYSRFLEIAYGSVCEVEYQISLADRLGYLDSQSAKETASLASETGRVLNGLLRSLRTEA, from the coding sequence ATGCGAGACTATCACAAGCTGCGTGCATTCGAATTAGTCGATCAATTAGCACTGGAGATTTACAAATGTACAAAGTCATTTCCAAAAGAGGAGATGTTTGGGCTTACGTCACAAATTCGACGAGCGGCAGTTTCAGTACCATCAAATATCGTTGAGGGTTGTGCGAAATCGTCGCAAGCTGATTACTCACGTTTTCTGGAAATAGCGTATGGCTCAGTTTGCGAAGTAGAATATCAAATATCACTTGCAGATCGCCTTGGATATCTCGATTCACAATCCGCCAAAGAAACAGCCTCACTTGCCAGTGAAACAGGACGCGTGCTTAACGGATTACTTCGATCGCTGAGGACTGAAGCCTGA
- a CDS encoding MotA/TolQ/ExbB proton channel family protein — protein MPTFSKFLCPHCSKTLKVPEELAGKTRTCPYCRESIRIPGNSLSTLGLTNFPSDTGDVPNISPTEKSTSATLLGDEADSASSDVSLILSGLIALGLSVAIFLAMLPFRSNMLGQIFWDRGVIPYWLTIVFAWALAILFLKWLHIKRQKEAMLLDVLPTEISEEINPKSLDKFVHHIRELPGSSSKSYLINRVLRGIEHFRVRKSAAETVTMMESQSSIDINNVTGSYSYVKVFLWTLPILGFIGTVLGLSVAVASLAASLAAASDMNALKGAMNAVFAGLATAFDTTLLALIMSVVIKIPMSALQKSEEDLITSVDEYCNENFLRRLNDGKEGGSERGAGGSTSAFREAVEAAMGTHHAELEKWLAKLDSIGGKLTTQMSESWEKVASRFQKHQLDFAAQLREQQTAHQQQLHDQLQQMAQAAQAIQSTLTTVATQTEQMQNSVNQSFSTTQTHLQTQFQGLESGLSSLNNVLVKLGEQSIVIQQMPAATETSKRRRGGWLGSLGWK, from the coding sequence ATGCCCACCTTTTCCAAGTTTTTGTGCCCCCACTGCAGCAAGACTCTTAAGGTTCCCGAAGAGTTAGCAGGCAAAACTCGTACATGCCCCTACTGCCGTGAAAGCATCCGCATCCCAGGCAACTCACTCAGTACCCTGGGGCTGACAAACTTCCCCAGTGATACTGGCGACGTTCCAAACATCTCTCCTACAGAAAAAAGCACGTCGGCAACTCTCTTGGGGGACGAAGCCGACTCTGCATCCAGCGATGTCAGCCTCATTTTGTCCGGCCTCATCGCCCTCGGGCTGAGTGTTGCCATTTTCCTGGCCATGCTCCCTTTCCGCTCGAATATGTTAGGCCAGATTTTCTGGGATCGCGGTGTGATTCCCTACTGGCTGACGATTGTCTTCGCGTGGGCGTTGGCCATCCTGTTCCTCAAATGGCTGCATATCAAACGCCAGAAAGAGGCCATGCTTCTGGATGTCCTTCCTACAGAAATCTCTGAGGAGATCAATCCAAAGTCACTAGACAAGTTCGTCCATCATATTCGCGAACTGCCCGGATCTTCTTCGAAAAGTTATCTCATTAACCGCGTCTTGCGGGGGATCGAACATTTTCGCGTTCGCAAAAGTGCCGCCGAAACCGTCACGATGATGGAATCCCAGTCATCCATCGACATTAACAATGTCACCGGGAGTTACTCCTACGTTAAAGTCTTTCTGTGGACACTCCCCATCCTCGGTTTTATCGGTACCGTCCTCGGCTTGAGCGTCGCCGTGGCGAGTCTGGCTGCCAGCCTCGCGGCCGCATCCGACATGAATGCATTGAAGGGCGCGATGAATGCGGTCTTCGCAGGCCTGGCAACAGCCTTCGATACGACCCTGCTGGCACTGATCATGAGTGTCGTCATCAAGATCCCCATGTCGGCCCTGCAAAAGAGCGAAGAAGATCTCATCACTTCGGTCGACGAGTATTGCAACGAAAATTTTCTCAGGCGTCTCAACGATGGCAAAGAAGGTGGCTCCGAACGTGGCGCCGGTGGCAGCACCTCCGCCTTCCGGGAAGCCGTCGAAGCAGCTATGGGAACTCATCACGCCGAACTTGAAAAATGGTTAGCAAAGCTCGATTCCATCGGCGGCAAACTCACCACGCAAATGTCGGAAAGCTGGGAGAAAGTCGCCTCTCGCTTCCAGAAACATCAACTCGATTTCGCCGCACAGCTACGAGAGCAGCAAACAGCGCATCAGCAGCAATTGCACGATCAATTGCAGCAGATGGCACAAGCTGCTCAAGCGATCCAATCGACTCTTACCACGGTGGCAACACAGACGGAACAGATGCAAAACAGCGTCAACCAGTCTTTCAGTACCACACAGACGCACCTTCAAACACAATTCCAGGGCCTCGAAAGTGGCCTGAGCAGCTTGAACAATGTGCTCGTTAAGCTGGGCGAACAAAGTATTGTCATTCAGCAGATGCCAGCAGCAACTGAAACTTCCAAACGCCGACGAGGTGGCTGGCTGGGAAGCCTTGGCTGGAAGTAA